The window CTGCGAAAACAATTTCTGATGAAGTAACCGATGAATTAGATTATTGTCGTCGAATCATTACTGTTGTCGAAAAAGAACCACAAATCGCTAAAATACCTTCGGTCAAAGAAAAATTAAATGTTCTAAAAGAGATCGTAGAAGATTATACAGAACAACTTAGCTATTCAAATGATCCAGACGCACGGGTCGGACACAAAGCAGCGGATTCTTCTTTTTTTGGGTTCAAAACACATTACGCGATGGCTAATGAACGGATTATTACAGCGGCAGTTATGACAACAGGTGAAAAAAGTGATGGAAAATATCTGCGGGAATTAACCAAAAAAAGCCAAGCAACCGGAATGAAAATTGACAAAATCATTGGAGATACAGCCTACTCTGAGAAAGATAATATTCGCTTCGCGATAGAAAATGAAATAGCACTTGTTTCCAAATTACATCCGCATATTACACATGGCAGACGCACAAAAGAAGAAGAGTTTGAATTTAATAAAGATGCAGGATTGTATGTATGTAAAGCAGGGCATATGGCTAATCGAAGGAAATATGAAGGACGAAAGGGACAAGATAAAAACCCTAGAATCAAATACTTTTTTGATATTGAAAAATGTAAAGTATGTCCTTTTCATGAGGGATGTTATAAAGAAGGAGCGAAAAGTAAATCTTATTCTGTGACAATCAAATCAACAGAACATGCCGATCAGGAGGCATTTCAAAACACAGAAGAATTTAAAGAGCTAGCGAAATCTCGCTATAAAATTGAAGCGAAAAATAGTGAGTTGAAACATAGACACGGGTATGATATTGCATCATCTGCGGGTCTATTAGGCATGAAGATTCAGGGAGCTACAGCGATATTCGCTGTCAACCTTAAACGAATACTAAAACTCCTCAATGAAAAAGAATAAAAAAAGGCAAGGAAAAGGGCAATTTTTCGTCCAAAAACAGACGATAAATTGCCTTTTTTGTACCAAAATTTATTTACAGACGTAAAAATCGTATGTTTTTCAGTGGCCTCGCTTAAGCGCCTGTGGGGTCTCACCTGTCCCGCTGCTCCCGCAGGAGTCTTCGTGCCTTCCACTCTAATCAACATTGTGCAAAAAATCAACACAGCCTTTTTTTTAATCCAGCTGACTCTTCACATTTCTCTTTAATCTAGTGAACGCAATAAAATCACGTAGTTCCTCGGTTGATAACGTAATCTCATCTAGTGAAAGCACAATCTCCCTTGCCCCCAGTAATTCTATAAGTTCCAAATTTGTATTTTTATAATCTAATCGATTTAAAATATAATCAACTGACGTTTCAAATAAATCAGCTATTTGTGATAATGCTTTTAATGAAGGCTCGCGGTATCCGGATTCATAGCCAGCATATGTGCTTTTGGCTATTCCGAGGCGGTCAGCCGTTTCCTGTAACGACCAATTCTTGTTTTTTCGAAGCTCAGCTAAACGTTGTAACACAATCTATCACGACCCCTATATTTGTCTTTGTTGATTATACCATGTTGTAAATATTCACAAAAGAAAAATATACGCAAATTGAATACAGTTATTGATTATTTTGTATTTTTAGACGTATAATTAGCTATATTCATTCGCATATTGCGTACAAAAGCAATCTCCTCAAGGAGGAAATTTATGAAAAAGCTGTTATTAATAGCAACTGGTGGAACCATTGCATCAATTGAAGGGGAAGAGGGACTTGTTCCTGGTTTGTCAGCATTAGAATTACTTCAATATTTTCAGCACACAGATCAAAACGTGGATGTGACTTGTCAAATTCTTATGAATCGGGACAGTACCAATATGCAGCCAGAGCATTGGGTTGAAATGGCGGAAATGGTCTCGGAAAATTATCAACAATACGACGGTTTTATCATTACCCACGGTACGGATACCTTGGCATATACCTCAGCGGCACTTTCATATATGCTTCAAGGCTTACATAAACCAGTGGTTATAACGGGGTCGCAGATTCCAATAAGCTTTAAACAAACAGATGCGAAAAAAAATCTAGCAGATTCTGTTCGTTTTGCTTGTGAAGATAACGGTGGCGTCTTTGTTGTATTTGACGGACGCGTTATTATTGGAACGAGAGCAGTGAAAATGAGGACAAAAAGTTACGATGCTTTTGAAAGTATCAACCATCCTTATGTCGCAAATATCTCAGGAAATAAAGTCAATTACTTTTGGAAACCAGCATCATCTCTACAGGAATTTAAGGTCGATACTAGTTTATGCTCAGACGTATTCCTTTTGAAACTACATCCTGGAACAAAACCAGAAATCTTTGATTTTATTAAATCTCAATATAAGGGTGTTATTATAGAAAGCTTTGGAAACGGTGGTGTTCCTTTTGAAGGACGTAACCTATTGCCAAAATTAAAAGAACTTTCAGAGCATGGTTTCCCGGTACTCATCTCAACACAGTGTTTGGAAGAGGGGCAGGACCTTTATCTGTACGAAGTTGGAAGAAAAGTTGCACAATATGATGTAATTGTTTCGGGGGACATGAACTCAGAAGCAGTTGTAGCTAAACTAATGTGGGCACTTGGAAAAACAACCATCCTTAAGGAAGTCAAACATCTAATCGAGACTCCAGCTGCCTGGGATTTATCAACAAACTGGGGCAAAGAGGACTGACCGAAAGAAACTCGTTAATTCGGGTTTCTTTTTATTTTGGATAAAAAAGAATGATTCGTGGGTTTTTGGAATAAATATTTCATATTTAATATGTAAATATTGTATTTGGTCAGAGCATGGTGAGGTGAAGGGATGGAGATTGTTCTAATTAGATTAAAAGAACTATCTGAAGTGAATAAATTCTATTCTTATATAGCATCTGACTTGAGAAAAAAAGGAATAGACCAGTGGGTTCGTTATTATCCGAATCACTTTATTGTAAAGGAAGATCTAAAAAGGGAAACCTTATTTGGCATCAAAAAAACCAACAAATTAGTTGGTGCTATCGTCCTTGATACAAACCAAAGCAAAAAATATATAGAAATCCAATGGGAGGACTTTGGAGGTAGTCCGATAGTAATCCATCGTCTAGCGGTTGATCCACTCCATCAAGGAAAGGGTTATGGAAAAAAATTACTCCAATTTGCAGAGGAATACGCATGGGATAGAGGCCATACAAGTATCCGTTTTGATGTATATTCAGAAAATCATAGGGCGATTGCGATGTCTGAAAAATTTGGGTATCAGGAAAAAGGGGAAATTCGCTATCTATTTCGAAAAGCGTCATATAAGTGCTTTGAAAAACTATTTTAGCAGAAATCTTTAGAGTTCCATATAACGACATGAATTGACAGCATCTAGTGACTTTGGTGCTGTTTTTGCCTGTCTGGTAGACGCTTAAGTTGTACTATAATTGGGATAGTAATAGAATGATAATTGGGAGAATGATGCAAGAGGGGACTGTGTGAAGATGAACAATGAACTATTAATTCAGGCAAAAGAATTTATCACAAAATGCTATAGTGAGCTAGGAAAATCAGGAGAAGAAATAAAGCTTCGAATTGATGAGGTGGAGCAACAAATTCAAGATGAGAGTCACTATGATCACACATATGAAGAACTTCAACACGGATCGAGGATGGCTTGGCGAAATAGCAACAGATGTATTGGTAGGTTGTTTTGGGAAAGTTTACATATCATTGATCAACGGCATCTAAATACTGAAGAGGAAATTAGCGATGCTTTATTGCAACATATTGATTACGCGACAAATGGTGGAAAAATAAGACCTACGATTACAATTTTTAAACCGAAAATGAAAGATGAAGTTCAAGTGAGACTTTGGAATCATCAAATCATCAGGTATGCAGGTTATGAGACAGAAAATGGTGTGGTAGGAGATCCGCACTCCTTTGACTTTACGAAAATGTGCCAAGAGTTAGGTTGGAAAGGTCAAGGAACCGATTTTGATGTACTACCAATGGTTATTCAAGTAAAAGAAAATAGACCAAAAATGTTTACAATTCCGCATGAGAAAGTGCTAGAAGTTCCCCTGCGTCATCCGGAATATGAATGGTTCAAAGATTTAAATTTAAAGTGGTATGGAGTTCCGATGGTTGCCCAATTGCGCTTGGAGATTGGGGGAATCCATTATACAGCTGCTCCTTTTAATGGGTGGTATATGGAAACAGAGATTGGTGCAAGGAATTTTGCAGATAAGGATCGTTACGATCTACTTCCAAAAGTTGCCTCAATGATGGGACTGGACATTGAGAGCAACACTTCGCTTTGGCAGGATCGAGCAATTCTTGAACTGAACCAAGCGATATTATATTCATACAAAGAAGATGGAGTAAGTATTGTTGACCATCATACTGCAGCACAACAGTTTAAAATGTTTGAAGAGAAAGAGGTATCCTGTGGAAGAAAGGTGACAGGTAACTGGGTTTGGCTAGTTCCACCGGTTTCCCCTGCTACCACTCATATATTTCATAAACCATATAAGAACGAAATGCTAAAGCCAAACTTTTTCTACCAACCAAATTTATTTATATCGTAAAAACTAATTCTTACCAAAGTGGCCATGTTCAAACCTACTAATGTAGGCTGGAACATGGCCTTTTTGATTTAAGTAGAAAATTTAGGGATAGGGCTGTTAATTTAGGGATGAAAAAGAAAAATACGAAAAAGGGTATTGACTTATTTCGCCAAAAAGATATAATTTTATTGAAATATCCAAAAATTCTAAATTAATAGAATTGCAAAAATAAAAGCGGTTTCATAATGTAAATAAACATTATTTATTTTGAAACAACTAATCGTAAACGCTTTCTTTTGCCAAAAAGGGAAGGAGGATTGAAGTAATAGAATTGGATATTTTATTAGATTAATTGTTTAACCTAAACCATCCGTGTCATGCCATTTGACCAAAAGGGAATGGCAAGTCTAGTAAAATACATAATATTTCATTATTTTACAGCATTTGGCGCCGTTCTAATTCTCTAGTATTTTATCTAAGTATGTTAATAATTAGGAGGAAAAATATGGAAAACAATACGAACGTTAAAATTCAGGTAGCAGATCCATCCGCATTAGGTATGTTTGGTCTTGCCATGGTAACTCTTGTCGCTTCAACTCAAAAATTAGGCTTAACAGAAGGTGTTTCATTTATTTTACCGTGGGCGATATTTCTTGGAGGTTTCGCACAATTATTTGCTTGTGTTCAAGATGCCAAAAATAACAATGTTTTTGGACAAACTGCATTTGGAGCATACGGATTATTTTGGATTGGTGTAGGTACTTCTTGGTTAATTCAGTTAGGTGTCTTCGGTAAAACACTAGCTTCTACAGTGGATCCAAAGCAATTGGGCGTTGCTTTTATTGGATACTTAGTCTTCAGCCTCTTCATGACAGTTGGTGCCTTAGAAACTCATAAAGTTCTATTCTCGATTTTTGTTTTAATAGACGTATTATTCGTAGGGTTAATTTTAACTACATTTGAAATCGCACCAGAAACTTCCCACATGGTTGCTGCGGTTGCTGAAATGGCTATCTCTATCCTTGGTTTATATGGAGCAGGTGCTTCTGTATTAAATGCCCACTTAGGCCGCGTTGTAGTACCAGTAGGAAAACCATTTGGAATCTTAAAGTCACAAGTTCAAATGAAATTGGTCAAAAACGCATAATATTTGGAAATAAACCGATTGGTGGACGGAAACGTTTCTCAATCGGTTTTTCTTATTTTTCAAAGAGTTAATAGGGGAAATGTATTAATGGGCTCTTTCACACAAATAGTGAAAGGGACTTTTTAGGGAAAATATGTTTACAAGTTCTAGATAGTAGTTTATAGTAAATTTTGAACAATTTCCAAAATTAAGACTAGGGGTGTCCATTAAGTTGGGCTGAGAGAGAAACGCGACTAAGTTTCTTAACCCTCAGGACCTGATCTGGTTCATACCAGCGTGGGGAAGTTAGCATAACTTAAATTTGTCATGGCAAAATGTCATTTCTGAATTTATACTAACATCGCCGGGTCTTAACAAGACGCCGGCTTTTTCATGCTGAAAATGAATTAGATTTTGTCCTTTTTATTAAAAAAAAGGGGAGAATGCCATGATGGAGAACAAATCAGTAAGTGAGATGAACGTATCAATCCTGTCTAGTTTTTCAGGAAGTAAAAAAGTGTATGTCGAGGGAACTAGACCAGACATTCAAGTTCCAATGCGAGAAATATCGCAAAGTCCTACAACGGGAACAATTGGTGAAGAGGAAAATCTGCCAGTTCGAGTCTATGACACAAGTGGACCTTACACAGACTCCGACTATTTAGCAGACATCAGGAAGGGACTGAGTCCGCTTCGTCGCAATTGGGTTCTTGAACGTGGTGATGTTGAAGAGTATGTTGGTCGTGATATAAAACCAGAGGATAATGGCTATAAAAAAGAAGAATCTCTCGCAAATACTGAAATCTTTCCGGGGTTAAAAAGAAAACCTTTACGGGCAAAAACAGGATGTAACGTCACGCAATTACATTATGCACGGCGTGGAATTGTAACACCCGAAATGGAATATATCGCGATAAGGGAAAATATAGACCCTGAATTTGTCCGCGATGAAGTTGCTCAAGGGCGCGCGATTATCCCAGCAAATATAAATCATCCTGAAAGTGAGCCGATGATTATTGGTCGGAATTTCCATGTGAAAATAAATGCAAATATCGGAAACTCTGCTGTCACTTCTTCGATTGAAGAAGAGGTGGAAAAAATGAGATGGGCCACACGTTGGGGAGCAGATACGATGATGGATCTCTCCACTGGAAAAAACATTCATACCACTCGAGAATGGATTATTCGAAATTCTCCAGTACCAGTAGGAACGGTGCCAATTTATCAGGCACTTGAAAAAGTTAATGGCATCGCTGAGGATTTAACTTGGGAAGTGTATCGGGATACGTTAATTGAGCAAGCGGAACAAGGCGTGGACTATTTTACGATCCATGCGGGGGTTCTTTTACGATACATTCCTTTAACAGTAAAACGTGTAACCGGGATAGTATCCCGAGGTGGCTCAATCATGGCTCAATGGTGCCTTGCCCACCATAAGGAGAACTTCCTATATACACACTTCGAAGATATTTGTGAAATCATGAAAGCGTATGATGTGGGGTTCTCGTTAGGTGACGGTTTACGTCCGGGTTCTATTGCCGATGCCAATGATGAAGCACAATTTGCTGAATTAGAAACATTAGGTGAACTGACAAAGCTTGCATGGAAACATGACGTTCAAGTGATGATTGAAGGACCTGGACACGTACCAATGCATTTAATCAAAGAGAATGTCGATAAACAAATGGAAATTTGTGGCGAGGCTCCATTTTATACACTTGGTCCACTAACAACTGATATTGCCCCCGGCTACGATCATATTACGTCTGCAATTGGTGCGGCGATGATTGGTTGGTTTGGCACAGCGATGCTTTGTTATGTGACACCTAAAGAACATTTGGGTTTGCCAAATAAAGAGGATGTAAGAGTTGGAGTAATTACCTATAAAATCGCTGCACATGCTGCTGATTTAGCAAAAGGGCATCCGGGTGCAAGATTGAGAGATGACGCACTTTCGAAGGCTAGATTTGAGTTTCGTTGGCGCGATCAATTTAATCTATCGCTTGACCCGGAAAGAGCGATGGAGTACCATGATGAAACTCTTCCAGCAGAAGGTGCTAAAACGGCCCATTTCTGTTCGATGTGTGGTCCGAAGTTCTGCAGTATGAGGATTTCACATGACATACGAGGAATAGCGATGGAAAAAGGATTCGACTATGAAAATGTAATTGATGAAGGTTTGAAAGAAAAGGCAGATGAGTTTAGAGCAACTGGCGGGGAAATCTATCAGAAATGACCAAGGAAATCAAAAAATCTATTGAAAGTAAATTGATTATTCCTGAAAAATGGTCTCTTTGATTTTCACTGTTCATGAATGAAGAGTTGTTCTTTTGCAATTTATTCACAAAATTAGGTAGATTCACCAAATTATTCTTGTATAATAAGGAAATTAGGAAATCAGAGTTTGATTTTGCTAAATCTATGATACAAAAAGAATTGGTGATATAAGCATGAAAATAATGAAGTTTCATAAAAACATTAAAATCCGAATGGTGGAATCATTTTTTAGTTCAACAATCGGCGGCATGGTTTTTCCTTTTATGGCAATTTATTTATCCCATCACTTTGGTACTATGACTACAGGACTTTTATTAGTTCTAAATGTTTTCATAGGTATCATCATTAATTTTTTTGGAGGATATTTTTCCGATCAGTTTGGTCGCAAGAAGATCATCGTTATCGCGGAAACATTACGTTTTGTTGCATTTTTCACGATGATGGTGTGTAATTCTCCTTGGTTTTCTTCTCCATTAATTTCATTTTTTATGATGACGGTCAACAGCATATGCTGGGGACTGGCAGGACCTGCTAACCAAGCAATGCTGATAGACGTTAGTAAGCCGGAAGAAAGAAAGATCATGTACACGGCTATGTACTGGACAAATAACTTGTCAATTGCATTAGGCGGCGTCGTTGGTGGTTTCTTATTCAAACAGTTTTTATTTGAACTTCTTATTGCCTTAGCGCTTGCTTCCTTGTTAACTTGGATATTAATTACATTCTTTATTGAAGAAAGTTATGTACCTAAGCTAACTGAAGAAAAATCAATGGGACTACATCTTAAATTATTGTTTTCAAGTTACAAAGAAGTATTTCAGGATAAGTTGTTCGTCCTCTATGTACTAGCTGGTTTGCTTGTTCTGTCAATGGAATTTCAACTTACAAATTATATCAGCATTCGCTTAGCTAATGAAATGAAAGAACAGCATATACTAGGATGGACTTTTGGCGGAATTGAAATGACAGGATTCCTCCGTACTGAAAATACTATTCTAGTAGTAGTAACAGCATTGTATGCAACCAAGCTTGTGGAAAAGTTCAAAGATCGACATACCCTTATCATTAGCTGTCTAGTTTTTGTTTTGGGATACGCTATCATTTCATATTCAAATAATGTATGGATATTGTGCTTAGCGATGTTAGCGTCAACAGTTGCTGAAGTCCTCCGTGTTCCAGTGCAACAAAATTACATGGCATCCATGCCACCTGAACATTCCAGAAGTTCCTATATGGCGGTAGCAGGTTTAACATTTAACTTGTCTATGCTGATATGTTCCATCACGGTTACGCTCAGTTCTTTTTTATCGAAGATGGAAACTTCTATTTTTATTTCAATTATCGGTGTGATGGGGATTTATCTGTTCTACCAAATTGCTCCACAATTAGATAGGAGAGTGGTAGATCAGGTACAAAAACAAACACAGGTAAAAGCTCAATAAGTTGCAGAGTATGAGAACGTATATGTTTGTCTCTATGGTTTAGCATTGGGTGAATGAGCCCAAAATTAAGAACCTTGGCCAGCACCAGGTTCTTAATTTTTTATATGAATCTAAAACGGAACTATACTGTTAAACACCTTCACCGAGCTGGACTAGTAAATCAGATTTCTGTTCCAAAGCTAATATCAATCTGAACAATCTCCGAACGGCTGCCAATCCGAAGCGGCGGACCCCAGAAACCATACCCAGAAGATACAATGGTGTGAAGTTGATTTTTTTTCATGTATCCCCAGTCTAATTCAAACATTTTTCTAGTGATCAAATGGTTGGGAGCCATCTGCCCTCGATGAGTATGACCAGACAAAATCAAGTCAGCGCCATGCATTTTTGCATGTTTAATTTCCCCTGGTTGGTGGTCCATCACAATGATCGGTGAAGATAGATCAATTTTACCCAATAATTCCTCCATTGAAAAACGATTTGAATCCGTTTTGTCTTTTCGGCCGACAAGGTAAAAAGAGTCGTCCACTTTGACTGATTCATCCAGCAATATTGTCACGCCAATTCGTTCCATTTCTTTCAGGAACTCGGGAATGGCTCCACCGTAATATTCATGATTGCCAAGCACACCATATACGCCAAGTGGTGCGGACAATTCCCCCATGACATCACCCATTTTTTTACGCATAAACGGTCCCAGTTCATCCTCAATAATGTCACCAGGTAACAGGATGATATCCGAATTTAAATCTTTTACCTCTTTCACCAACCGGCGCAGGTGCGATAAACCGGAGAGATTTCCAAAGTGCATATCAGAGGCCATCGCAATTCGAAGCCCTGAGCGCCCATTAGCTTGTTTCGGGATGACAATCGAATAGTTTCGAACCACTGGATTGTAAGCATTAAATGTTCCATACCCAAACAAAACGAAGAAAGCCACAAGGATAAATGCACCTATCCAAACAATGATTGCTGTTTCAGGAAGTCCATAGGTACTCAGAATCCAAAAAGAAACATCCGCAAGCGGAAAAAGGATAATAGAGTATTGTATAACAGCGATCCAATAGGATCCGATGATCTTAAAAAAGTGCCATTTCTTCGTGTAGCGGTCAATCAAATATGAATAAGATACGACAACGAATAGTACTCCATATATCCATTTATCTTGAAGACCAAAAGCTGAATGAAGCCAAATCCACCCGTTCCAGCCAATATAAAAGGTAATAGCTGTATAAATAAGAAGAAAGATCAAAAATTGAAGACTGAACCATTTTTTCATTCATAAACTCCTACCTTCGCGACATTAATATTATAATCCAATTATTTTTATGTATGATCACATTAATTCACATTGCCCAAAATATCAATCAAGATGTTTTTTTAAGCTTTCACATGCTAGCATGTACATTAAGAAGAAGCCGCTAGCATATTAAAAAAAGGGAAAAGTACAAATTGATTTTCTATTGAAGGAGATGAGAACTTGAGAGATAAAATTATCGAAAACATCAAAAATATAGAGAAGCAATTCGATGTTAAGGTTTGTTTTGCCGTCGAATCAGGTAGCAGGGCGTGGGGTTTTCCTTCTAAGGACAGTGATTACGATGTCCGGTTCATTTATGTCCATAAAAAGGAATGGTATTTGTCTATTGACGAAAAGCGGGATGTGATCGAACTTCCAATTAATGATCTCCTCGATATCAATGGTTGGGACTTACGTAAGGCACTTCGTCTATATAGAAAATCAAATCCACCACTAACGGAATGGCTTCAGTCTGGAATCGTTTATTACCAAGCCTTTTCATTAGTTGGAAAAATGAAGTCAATTCAAGGAAAAGTATTTTCACCCCAATCTGCCATCTATCATTATCTCAACATGGCAAAAGGGAACTATCGGGATTATCTGCAAGGAGGAAAAGTGAAAATTAAGAAATATTTTTATGTTCTTCGCCCGATTTTGGCCTGCAATTGGATTGAAAAACACAACACGTTTCCACCGATTGAATTTCAAGTGTTGCTTGAAGATATTTTGGAACCTGGCCAATTAAAACAGGAAGTCCTTACTTTATTGGAAAGAAAAATGAGTGGGGATGAGTTGAACTTAGAGCCAAAGATCACCGTCATTAATGATTATGTAGAGCACGAAATCGCACGGATTCAAGATTTCGCGAAAACCCTTGTTGTCACAAAAGAGGATATCACCCCGCAGTTAAATGTTTTATTCAGAGAAATAATTGAAGAAGTCTGGGAGTGACAAATTTAGTTAAACAATACATATTTAAGATGTCGTATAAATTATCAAGATGATAATAGCTCATCTGCTCAACTGGCAGAATGGGCATTTTTTTTGGAAAAGGGGCGGAGCAGGGCTTAATAATACTTTTTGAATTTGATATGAAAATAAATAAATTTGCTTAATAATCTTGCTCTAGTTACACTGCCATATTGTGTCAATTATTGTGTAAAACTTACCTTCTTTCACAATCGGTGTAGGTATGAAACCTTAGACCGAAAATATATATTATTATTCCATATTTTCTGCATTTTT of the Bacillus sp. 1NLA3E genome contains:
- a CDS encoding IS1182 family transposase, translated to MISNQETLNLSPFMAIYEIVVPKSNMLRQINELVDFSFILEELKTKYCLDNGRNAISPIRMFKYLLLKSIFDLSDVDVVERSIYDMSFKYFLDMAPEDSVIDPSSLTKFRKLRLQDEDLLDLLIGKTVEIALEKEIIKSKTIIVDSTHTKARYNQKSPKEFLQEKAKNVRKAVYRIDESMKEKFPAKTISDEVTDELDYCRRIITVVEKEPQIAKIPSVKEKLNVLKEIVEDYTEQLSYSNDPDARVGHKAADSSFFGFKTHYAMANERIITAAVMTTGEKSDGKYLRELTKKSQATGMKIDKIIGDTAYSEKDNIRFAIENEIALVSKLHPHITHGRRTKEEEFEFNKDAGLYVCKAGHMANRRKYEGRKGQDKNPRIKYFFDIEKCKVCPFHEGCYKEGAKSKSYSVTIKSTEHADQEAFQNTEEFKELAKSRYKIEAKNSELKHRHGYDIASSAGLLGMKIQGATAIFAVNLKRILKLLNEKE
- a CDS encoding helix-turn-helix domain-containing protein, yielding MLQRLAELRKNKNWSLQETADRLGIAKSTYAGYESGYREPSLKALSQIADLFETSVDYILNRLDYKNTNLELIELLGAREIVLSLDEITLSTEELRDFIAFTRLKRNVKSQLD
- a CDS encoding asparaginase produces the protein MKKLLLIATGGTIASIEGEEGLVPGLSALELLQYFQHTDQNVDVTCQILMNRDSTNMQPEHWVEMAEMVSENYQQYDGFIITHGTDTLAYTSAALSYMLQGLHKPVVITGSQIPISFKQTDAKKNLADSVRFACEDNGGVFVVFDGRVIIGTRAVKMRTKSYDAFESINHPYVANISGNKVNYFWKPASSLQEFKVDTSLCSDVFLLKLHPGTKPEIFDFIKSQYKGVIIESFGNGGVPFEGRNLLPKLKELSEHGFPVLISTQCLEEGQDLYLYEVGRKVAQYDVIVSGDMNSEAVVAKLMWALGKTTILKEVKHLIETPAAWDLSTNWGKED
- a CDS encoding GNAT family N-acetyltransferase, with amino-acid sequence MEIVLIRLKELSEVNKFYSYIASDLRKKGIDQWVRYYPNHFIVKEDLKRETLFGIKKTNKLVGAIVLDTNQSKKYIEIQWEDFGGSPIVIHRLAVDPLHQGKGYGKKLLQFAEEYAWDRGHTSIRFDVYSENHRAIAMSEKFGYQEKGEIRYLFRKASYKCFEKLF
- a CDS encoding nitric oxide synthase oxygenase: MNNELLIQAKEFITKCYSELGKSGEEIKLRIDEVEQQIQDESHYDHTYEELQHGSRMAWRNSNRCIGRLFWESLHIIDQRHLNTEEEISDALLQHIDYATNGGKIRPTITIFKPKMKDEVQVRLWNHQIIRYAGYETENGVVGDPHSFDFTKMCQELGWKGQGTDFDVLPMVIQVKENRPKMFTIPHEKVLEVPLRHPEYEWFKDLNLKWYGVPMVAQLRLEIGGIHYTAAPFNGWYMETEIGARNFADKDRYDLLPKVASMMGLDIESNTSLWQDRAILELNQAILYSYKEDGVSIVDHHTAAQQFKMFEEKEVSCGRKVTGNWVWLVPPVSPATTHIFHKPYKNEMLKPNFFYQPNLFIS
- a CDS encoding acetate uptake transporter, whose translation is MENNTNVKIQVADPSALGMFGLAMVTLVASTQKLGLTEGVSFILPWAIFLGGFAQLFACVQDAKNNNVFGQTAFGAYGLFWIGVGTSWLIQLGVFGKTLASTVDPKQLGVAFIGYLVFSLFMTVGALETHKVLFSIFVLIDVLFVGLILTTFEIAPETSHMVAAVAEMAISILGLYGAGASVLNAHLGRVVVPVGKPFGILKSQVQMKLVKNA
- the thiC gene encoding phosphomethylpyrimidine synthase ThiC; the protein is MENKSVSEMNVSILSSFSGSKKVYVEGTRPDIQVPMREISQSPTTGTIGEEENLPVRVYDTSGPYTDSDYLADIRKGLSPLRRNWVLERGDVEEYVGRDIKPEDNGYKKEESLANTEIFPGLKRKPLRAKTGCNVTQLHYARRGIVTPEMEYIAIRENIDPEFVRDEVAQGRAIIPANINHPESEPMIIGRNFHVKINANIGNSAVTSSIEEEVEKMRWATRWGADTMMDLSTGKNIHTTREWIIRNSPVPVGTVPIYQALEKVNGIAEDLTWEVYRDTLIEQAEQGVDYFTIHAGVLLRYIPLTVKRVTGIVSRGGSIMAQWCLAHHKENFLYTHFEDICEIMKAYDVGFSLGDGLRPGSIADANDEAQFAELETLGELTKLAWKHDVQVMIEGPGHVPMHLIKENVDKQMEICGEAPFYTLGPLTTDIAPGYDHITSAIGAAMIGWFGTAMLCYVTPKEHLGLPNKEDVRVGVITYKIAAHAADLAKGHPGARLRDDALSKARFEFRWRDQFNLSLDPERAMEYHDETLPAEGAKTAHFCSMCGPKFCSMRISHDIRGIAMEKGFDYENVIDEGLKEKADEFRATGGEIYQK
- a CDS encoding MFS transporter, encoding MKIMKFHKNIKIRMVESFFSSTIGGMVFPFMAIYLSHHFGTMTTGLLLVLNVFIGIIINFFGGYFSDQFGRKKIIVIAETLRFVAFFTMMVCNSPWFSSPLISFFMMTVNSICWGLAGPANQAMLIDVSKPEERKIMYTAMYWTNNLSIALGGVVGGFLFKQFLFELLIALALASLLTWILITFFIEESYVPKLTEEKSMGLHLKLLFSSYKEVFQDKLFVLYVLAGLLVLSMEFQLTNYISIRLANEMKEQHILGWTFGGIEMTGFLRTENTILVVVTALYATKLVEKFKDRHTLIISCLVFVLGYAIISYSNNVWILCLAMLASTVAEVLRVPVQQNYMASMPPEHSRSSYMAVAGLTFNLSMLICSITVTLSSFLSKMETSIFISIIGVMGIYLFYQIAPQLDRRVVDQVQKQTQVKAQ
- a CDS encoding metallophosphoesterase encodes the protein MKKWFSLQFLIFLLIYTAITFYIGWNGWIWLHSAFGLQDKWIYGVLFVVVSYSYLIDRYTKKWHFFKIIGSYWIAVIQYSIILFPLADVSFWILSTYGLPETAIIVWIGAFILVAFFVLFGYGTFNAYNPVVRNYSIVIPKQANGRSGLRIAMASDMHFGNLSGLSHLRRLVKEVKDLNSDIILLPGDIIEDELGPFMRKKMGDVMGELSAPLGVYGVLGNHEYYGGAIPEFLKEMERIGVTILLDESVKVDDSFYLVGRKDKTDSNRFSMEELLGKIDLSSPIIVMDHQPGEIKHAKMHGADLILSGHTHRGQMAPNHLITRKMFELDWGYMKKNQLHTIVSSGYGFWGPPLRIGSRSEIVQIDISFGTEI
- a CDS encoding nucleotidyltransferase domain-containing protein, which translates into the protein MRDKIIENIKNIEKQFDVKVCFAVESGSRAWGFPSKDSDYDVRFIYVHKKEWYLSIDEKRDVIELPINDLLDINGWDLRKALRLYRKSNPPLTEWLQSGIVYYQAFSLVGKMKSIQGKVFSPQSAIYHYLNMAKGNYRDYLQGGKVKIKKYFYVLRPILACNWIEKHNTFPPIEFQVLLEDILEPGQLKQEVLTLLERKMSGDELNLEPKITVINDYVEHEIARIQDFAKTLVVTKEDITPQLNVLFREIIEEVWE